The proteins below come from a single Faecalibaculum rodentium genomic window:
- a CDS encoding ATP-binding protein has product MQEQEIRNILDSVRSGQTESRTFEAKTASEGCPKKIYDTLSSFSNQDEGGVIMFGVDEKNGFAVTGVYDAADIQKKIQGKCREMEPEIRPVLSVGAIDGKQVVAAEIQGVEYADRPVFYRPAGINKGSYIRIGDSDEHMTAYEIYKYQAYRKGLKEDQRPVKDGWVLRNGELMNKYLSTVKASRINTFEHLSDSEILQLQKVEKDGCPTLAGLLVFSKYPQSAFPGLGITAVAVPGTVYGVTEADGTRFTDNVRIEGSLQEMLVSAMDFVRKNIRHRTVIDEMGQRADRWEYPLRAVREALLNALIHRDYSRHTDGTPIQLIIYEDRMEIINSGGVYGGFPVARLGKESPESRNSTLIRILEFLQISENRYSGIPTMKREMEKAGLPQPEFLDDGKQFKTILRNTVSSSAASLPARTENKADERIAVYCRTPRTRKEIADHLGMNYSYVSNGLIKPMILSGILVEAGKKGREKLLQTRTDWSQREFEPVTEG; this is encoded by the coding sequence ATGCAGGAACAGGAAATCAGAAATATACTTGATTCAGTCAGAAGCGGGCAAACAGAATCAAGGACTTTTGAAGCTAAAACAGCATCAGAGGGATGTCCGAAAAAGATATATGATACACTTTCCTCTTTTTCCAATCAGGATGAGGGCGGAGTGATTATGTTTGGAGTGGATGAGAAAAATGGGTTTGCGGTAACAGGAGTATACGATGCAGCAGATATCCAGAAGAAAATCCAGGGCAAATGCAGAGAAATGGAGCCGGAAATCCGGCCGGTATTAAGCGTTGGAGCCATTGACGGAAAACAGGTGGTAGCGGCAGAAATCCAGGGTGTAGAGTATGCAGACCGTCCTGTTTTTTACAGACCGGCAGGTATTAATAAAGGTTCATATATCAGAATTGGAGATTCTGATGAGCATATGACTGCTTATGAGATCTATAAGTATCAGGCATATCGCAAAGGACTTAAGGAAGACCAGCGTCCAGTCAAAGACGGATGGGTACTTCGTAACGGTGAGTTAATGAACAAGTATCTGAGTACTGTAAAAGCCAGCCGGATAAACACATTTGAGCATTTATCAGATTCAGAAATTCTCCAGCTTCAGAAAGTTGAGAAAGATGGCTGTCCGACCCTGGCCGGTTTGCTGGTGTTTTCAAAGTATCCTCAGTCTGCATTTCCGGGGCTTGGCATCACTGCTGTCGCTGTTCCCGGAACCGTATATGGTGTGACAGAAGCGGACGGGACACGATTCACGGACAATGTACGTATTGAAGGTTCATTGCAGGAAATGCTGGTATCTGCCATGGACTTCGTAAGGAAGAATATCAGACACCGCACAGTCATTGATGAAATGGGACAGCGGGCAGACAGATGGGAGTATCCTCTCAGAGCTGTGCGGGAAGCCTTGCTGAATGCCCTGATTCACAGAGATTACAGTCGACATACAGATGGAACTCCCATTCAGCTGATTATTTACGAAGACCGGATGGAGATCATCAACAGTGGTGGCGTATATGGCGGGTTTCCTGTTGCAAGACTGGGAAAAGAAAGTCCGGAGTCCAGGAACAGCACTCTGATCAGAATACTGGAATTTTTACAGATCAGCGAAAACAGGTACAGTGGTATTCCGACCATGAAACGCGAAATGGAAAAAGCCGGGCTGCCGCAACCGGAATTCCTGGATGACGGGAAACAGTTTAAAACCATTCTCAGAAATACTGTCAGCAGTTCGGCGGCAAGCCTGCCTGCCAGAACTGAAAACAAGGCAGATGAGAGAATAGCTGTCTATTGCAGGACACCTCGGACCCGAAAAGAAATTGCAGATCATCTGGGAATGAATTACTCCTATGTAAGCAACGGACTGATCAAGCCTATGATCCTCTCCGGAATCCTCGTTGAAGCCGGGAAAAAGGGAAGAGAGAAGTTGCTGCAGACACGCACAGACTGGAGTCAGCGGGAATTTGAGCCGGTTACCGAAGGATGA
- a CDS encoding LacI family DNA-binding transcriptional regulator, whose product MPQKLLNKQTQKHSLSLNQSMKKSLDILKMNEKELLEAIRDLTSSNPFLDYHPGKDLNAMLEESFALPVSLKEDLYLQLHTLRTPFDRKVCSYIIESLDDHGLFRESIETGSTVMQCSETHFASQLRVVQSLEPAGVGARSQLESVLLQLERMGETDALHLMKTYPEALISGDLCMIREQEGWSYPRIEALLGVIRSCQLNPCHAYNHTRAELLLPDFEIIRHEDSVDIQLPDSGTLSLDQSSAESVKQDPVFRKYLEEAHFFVDALSRRKVTLLVLMNALVEHQKNHFLYDDELEPCTLQDIAKETGVHESTVSRTLSNKHYLWGGTVHAVKDLFVSQTRGGTSRDSVLKSLQAFIRSEDPRHPYSDQDLADQFEALGMEVSRRAIAKYRGQLGIPSSSRRRKK is encoded by the coding sequence ATGCCCCAGAAACTTTTGAATAAGCAGACACAGAAACACTCTCTGTCACTGAACCAGTCCATGAAAAAATCTCTGGACATTTTGAAGATGAACGAGAAGGAACTCCTGGAGGCCATCCGCGATCTGACCTCATCCAACCCCTTTCTGGACTATCATCCCGGCAAAGACCTGAATGCAATGCTCGAGGAGTCCTTTGCCCTGCCGGTCTCCCTCAAGGAGGACCTGTACCTGCAGCTCCATACGCTGCGCACGCCCTTTGACCGGAAGGTATGCAGCTACATCATCGAATCCCTGGATGACCATGGCCTGTTCCGGGAATCCATCGAGACGGGCAGTACCGTGATGCAGTGCAGCGAAACACATTTTGCCTCCCAGCTGCGGGTGGTGCAGTCCCTGGAACCGGCGGGTGTGGGGGCCCGGTCGCAGCTGGAAAGCGTGCTCCTGCAGCTTGAACGAATGGGCGAAACGGATGCGCTGCATCTTATGAAGACCTATCCCGAAGCCCTGATCAGCGGCGATCTGTGCATGATCCGGGAACAGGAAGGGTGGTCTTATCCCAGGATCGAGGCACTGCTCGGGGTGATCCGCAGCTGCCAGCTCAATCCCTGTCACGCCTATAACCATACCCGGGCCGAGCTGCTTCTGCCGGATTTCGAAATCATCCGCCATGAGGACTCCGTGGACATTCAGCTGCCTGACAGCGGCACGCTGTCACTGGACCAGTCCAGTGCGGAGTCCGTGAAGCAGGACCCGGTCTTCCGGAAATACCTGGAAGAGGCACACTTCTTTGTGGATGCTCTCAGCCGGCGGAAAGTCACGTTGCTGGTGCTCATGAATGCCCTGGTGGAACACCAGAAAAACCACTTTCTCTATGACGACGAGCTCGAACCCTGCACGCTGCAGGACATTGCGAAGGAAACCGGCGTCCATGAATCGACCGTCTCCCGCACTCTCTCCAACAAACACTATCTCTGGGGCGGAACCGTGCATGCGGTCAAGGACCTGTTTGTGTCGCAGACCAGGGGCGGCACCAGCAGGGACTCGGTCCTGAAATCCCTGCAGGCATTCATCCGCAGCGAGGATCCGCGGCATCCGTATTCGGATCAGGACCTGGCGGATCAGTTCGAGGCACTGGGAATGGAAGTATCCAGGCGGGCCATTGCGAAGTACCGCGGACAGCTGGGAATTCCCTCCTCCAGCCGGAGAAGGAAGAAGTAA
- a CDS encoding carbohydrate ABC transporter permease: MNARKKFRPLTWVLLILWALVVLFPFYWMVLTSIKDYGAYNAEYIPSFFTLSPTVENYVQVFTEVDLGRYLLNTVIFTVITTALMVFVTILAAFAFARMEFAGKNLLFTAFLALMMIPSELVVITNFQTITEWNMRNTFLGLILPSVTSVFYIYLLRETFAQVPDSLYYAAKVDGTSDWRYLWKVMVPICRPTVVTITILKVIECWNLYIWPSLITDDPKYYLVSNGIQEIRESGFGRANIPAMMAAVVVISIPLILLFLGYRKQIMSGVARGGTKG, encoded by the coding sequence ATGAACGCAAGAAAAAAGTTCCGGCCTCTGACCTGGGTGCTGCTCATTCTCTGGGCCCTGGTGGTGCTCTTTCCCTTTTACTGGATGGTGCTGACCTCCATCAAGGACTACGGGGCCTACAACGCGGAGTACATCCCCTCGTTTTTCACCCTGTCGCCCACGGTGGAAAACTACGTGCAGGTCTTCACGGAAGTGGACCTGGGGCGGTATCTGCTCAACACGGTGATTTTCACCGTCATCACCACCGCGCTGATGGTTTTCGTGACGATCCTGGCTGCCTTTGCCTTTGCGCGGATGGAGTTTGCGGGCAAGAACCTGCTCTTCACGGCGTTTCTGGCGCTGATGATGATCCCCTCGGAGCTGGTGGTGATCACAAACTTCCAGACCATCACGGAGTGGAACATGCGCAACACTTTCCTGGGCCTGATCCTGCCGTCGGTGACGTCGGTGTTCTACATCTATCTGCTGCGGGAAACCTTCGCCCAGGTCCCGGATTCGCTGTATTACGCCGCGAAGGTGGATGGCACGAGCGACTGGCGCTATCTGTGGAAGGTCATGGTGCCGATCTGCCGGCCAACGGTGGTGACGATCACGATCCTGAAGGTGATCGAGTGCTGGAACCTGTACATCTGGCCATCCCTGATCACCGACGACCCGAAGTACTACCTGGTCTCCAACGGGATCCAGGAAATCCGGGAAAGCGGCTTTGGCCGCGCCAACATCCCGGCGATGATGGCCGCGGTCGTGGTGATCTCCATTCCCCTGATCCTGCTGTTTCTGGGGTACCGGAAACAGATCATGTCCGGCGTGGCCCGGGGAGGAACCAAGGGATGA
- a CDS encoding carbohydrate ABC transporter permease, translating into MEKQNFKAFLYLLPALVFLGVFLVYPLIDVFVYSFEEGYSSASQSFFGVGAYNYSYVLHDPYFTRALINTVVLVLVTVPVSTGLALLISCALIRIEKLRSLFQTLYFLPYVTNTLAVGMVFMVLFKSTPYSEGVVNMLIHMVGGSGVDFIDGPWWAKMFVLCFYTIWIVMPFKILILTSALASVNPVYYDVARVDGTSSRRIFWRITLPLISPSVFYLVITGFIGAFKAYSDAVALFGTNLNAAGMNTLVGYVFDMLYRDGGGYPSYASAAAIILFAIVLTITVINLLVSRRHVHYS; encoded by the coding sequence ATGGAGAAGCAGAACTTCAAGGCGTTTCTCTACCTGCTGCCGGCCCTGGTGTTTCTGGGGGTCTTCCTGGTCTATCCGCTGATTGACGTGTTCGTGTATTCCTTCGAAGAAGGCTACAGCTCCGCCAGCCAGAGCTTTTTCGGCGTCGGCGCCTACAACTACAGCTATGTGCTCCATGATCCCTACTTCACCCGGGCACTCATCAATACCGTGGTGCTGGTGCTGGTCACGGTGCCGGTCTCGACGGGGCTTGCGCTGCTGATATCCTGTGCGCTGATCCGCATTGAGAAGCTCCGGAGTCTGTTCCAGACGCTGTATTTCCTGCCCTATGTCACGAACACCCTGGCCGTGGGCATGGTGTTCATGGTGCTCTTCAAGTCCACGCCCTATTCCGAGGGTGTGGTGAACATGCTCATTCACATGGTGGGGGGATCCGGGGTGGATTTCATTGACGGACCCTGGTGGGCCAAGATGTTCGTCCTGTGTTTCTACACGATCTGGATCGTCATGCCGTTCAAGATCCTGATCCTGACCAGTGCCCTGGCCAGCGTGAACCCGGTGTATTACGACGTGGCGCGGGTGGACGGCACAAGCTCCCGCCGGATCTTCTGGCGAATTACCCTTCCGCTGATTTCCCCCTCGGTGTTTTATCTCGTGATCACGGGATTCATCGGCGCGTTCAAGGCCTACAGCGACGCCGTGGCACTCTTTGGGACGAACCTGAATGCAGCGGGGATGAACACGCTGGTAGGCTATGTCTTCGACATGCTGTACCGGGATGGCGGGGGCTATCCCTCCTATGCCTCGGCTGCCGCGATCATACTCTTTGCAATCGTGCTGACGATCACGGTCATCAACCTGCTCGTGAGCCGCAGGCATGTGCACTACAGCTAG
- a CDS encoding MFS transporter, translating to MNHAASSSSASRSSFSRFLLLFAGELISSIGSGLTSFGLGVYIFQKTGSAANMALVTLTGFLPTLLLSLPAGTLADRHDRRLLMMIGDGFSALGILYILLCMMQGEPALWQICLGVFVSAFFSALLEPAFRATITDLLTPDEYSKAAGLLSLAQSARFLISPVLAGALLAVTDIKVLLAIDVCTFFPTVFAAAAVRNSLSSGGERAQETRPAFLASMTEGWQTVTKNHGLFLLILVSTLLTCFMGSFQILAQPVILAFAHSTTLGIGETLCASGMLVSSLWLGARGLKGGYIRTLSASLFAAGLCMAGFAWQENIVSVCLFGFLFFLALPFANNCLDCLVRRVIPGELQGRAWGMISFLSQMGYVAAYTLAGTCADGLAATLQISVGRGSALVILIAGILLSVTALCLLPLGPVRQLEKASA from the coding sequence ATGAACCATGCAGCTTCTTCCTCCAGCGCATCCCGCAGCAGCTTTTCCCGATTCCTTCTTCTCTTCGCCGGAGAACTGATTTCCTCCATAGGCAGCGGCCTGACCAGTTTCGGACTCGGTGTGTACATTTTCCAGAAAACAGGATCGGCTGCCAACATGGCTCTGGTCACCCTGACAGGATTTCTTCCCACTCTGCTTCTGAGTCTGCCCGCAGGTACTCTGGCAGACCGGCATGACAGACGTCTTCTCATGATGATCGGCGACGGCTTTTCCGCCCTGGGCATTCTGTATATCCTTCTTTGCATGATGCAGGGAGAACCTGCTCTGTGGCAAATCTGCCTGGGTGTCTTTGTCAGTGCCTTTTTCTCCGCCCTGCTGGAACCCGCCTTCCGTGCAACCATCACCGACCTTCTGACACCGGATGAATACTCCAAAGCCGCCGGCCTGCTTTCCCTGGCACAAAGTGCCCGGTTTCTGATTTCGCCGGTTCTGGCCGGCGCCCTGCTGGCTGTCACCGACATCAAAGTGCTGCTGGCGATCGATGTCTGCACCTTTTTTCCCACTGTCTTTGCGGCAGCCGCTGTGCGAAACAGCCTGTCCTCCGGGGGCGAGCGGGCACAGGAAACCCGTCCTGCCTTTCTTGCGTCCATGACAGAAGGCTGGCAGACAGTGACAAAAAATCACGGTCTCTTTCTTCTCATCCTCGTCAGCACCCTGCTCACCTGCTTCATGGGGTCCTTCCAGATTCTGGCACAGCCGGTGATCCTGGCCTTTGCCCACAGCACCACGCTGGGAATCGGAGAAACCCTCTGTGCCTCCGGCATGCTGGTCAGCAGCCTGTGGCTCGGGGCCCGTGGCCTCAAAGGCGGTTATATCCGCACCCTGAGCGCTTCGCTGTTTGCTGCCGGACTTTGCATGGCCGGGTTTGCCTGGCAGGAAAACATCGTTTCTGTCTGCCTCTTCGGCTTTCTGTTCTTTCTGGCCCTGCCCTTTGCGAACAACTGCCTGGACTGTCTGGTCCGGCGTGTGATCCCCGGTGAACTCCAGGGACGTGCCTGGGGTATGATCAGCTTTCTGTCCCAGATGGGCTACGTGGCTGCCTATACCCTGGCCGGGACCTGTGCGGACGGACTCGCAGCCACCCTGCAAATCTCCGTCGGACGGG
- a CDS encoding alpha/beta hydrolase fold domain-containing protein: MPGVKHRILPGPPFDIHVFEPQQGAKDSILYFHGGAFFCKPSPYHRKPAGLYALETGCRVYLPDYRTGPYPGPYLDAMTAWKRVTTDGVIPRGFAGDSAGAAACRSSQPGAGTCPFCIQPGR, from the coding sequence ATGCCCGGGGTGAAGCACCGGATCCTTCCCGGTCCGCCCTTTGACATCCATGTCTTTGAACCGCAACAGGGCGCAAAGGACAGCATTCTGTACTTTCACGGCGGTGCCTTTTTCTGCAAACCCTCTCCATACCACCGAAAACCTGCCGGACTGTATGCCCTGGAAACCGGCTGCCGGGTCTATCTTCCGGATTACCGCACCGGCCCGTATCCCGGACCGTATCTCGATGCCATGACAGCCTGGAAACGGGTGACGACAGACGGCGTGATCCCACGGGGATTTGCAGGGGACAGTGCAGGGGCCGCAGCCTGCAGAAGCAGCCAGCCCGGAGCCGGTACCTGCCCCTTCTGCATACAGCCGGGACGATGA
- a CDS encoding extracellular solute-binding protein produces the protein MKKLAAAAACLCMAMLLTACHGSHQTAKFEIPDTLDESKPIEITFWAKNDTNKNQTAVYKKAIGDFEGLYPNIKVKMKLYTDYGKIYNDVITNIATGTTPNVAITYPDHIASYLQGADTVVSLDELMADPKYGLAGSELKFDGPSRQEMVPAFLEEGVIEGTQYALPFMRSTEALYINKTLVEKLGYQIPDVVTWDWIWEVSEAATAKNEDGTYVANGQNVLIPFIYKSTDNMMIQLLKQQGAGYSTEDGDIELFNDVTTQDLKDIAAHAGTGVFSTFKISGYPANFLNASQTLFAVDSTAGATWMGAHAPLSDISPDAFTEFETVVRPVPQVDANHIEMISQGPSIALFGKEDPQEVLASWLFAQYLLSNDVQLGYAKTEGYLPVTNKALASPEYQEYLSLAGTDNDEHYSVKIEAARLLMNNLTSTFTTPVFNGSASLRSAAGELVENVVKSTKRKQTVDDAYLQKLYEQVSSLYHLDQLPQASGSEKSLGPLPESSVWLLSILGVTWVCIAVYWIADKVRSRKKA, from the coding sequence ATGAAAAAACTCGCAGCGGCAGCAGCCTGTCTGTGCATGGCGATGCTGCTGACGGCGTGCCACGGGTCGCATCAGACGGCGAAGTTCGAGATCCCGGACACGCTGGATGAGTCGAAGCCCATTGAAATCACGTTCTGGGCGAAAAATGACACGAACAAAAACCAGACGGCGGTGTACAAGAAGGCAATCGGGGATTTCGAGGGGCTGTATCCGAACATCAAGGTGAAGATGAAGCTGTACACGGATTACGGGAAGATCTACAACGACGTGATCACGAACATTGCGACGGGCACGACCCCGAATGTGGCGATCACGTACCCGGACCACATTGCGTCCTATCTCCAGGGGGCGGATACGGTGGTGTCGCTGGATGAACTCATGGCGGACCCGAAGTACGGTCTGGCGGGGAGCGAGCTGAAGTTCGACGGTCCTTCCCGTCAGGAGATGGTCCCGGCGTTCCTGGAAGAAGGCGTGATCGAAGGAACGCAGTATGCGCTGCCCTTCATGCGGAGCACCGAGGCGCTGTACATCAACAAGACGCTGGTGGAAAAGCTGGGTTACCAGATCCCGGATGTGGTGACCTGGGACTGGATCTGGGAGGTGTCCGAGGCGGCGACGGCGAAAAACGAGGACGGTACGTATGTGGCAAATGGCCAGAATGTACTGATCCCCTTCATTTACAAGTCCACGGACAACATGATGATTCAGCTGCTGAAGCAGCAGGGAGCGGGGTACTCGACGGAAGACGGCGACATTGAGCTGTTCAATGACGTGACGACACAGGATCTGAAGGACATTGCGGCGCATGCAGGCACCGGGGTGTTCTCGACGTTCAAGATCTCGGGCTATCCGGCGAATTTCCTGAATGCCTCGCAGACGCTGTTTGCGGTGGACTCCACGGCCGGAGCCACGTGGATGGGCGCTCATGCGCCGCTGTCGGACATCAGCCCGGATGCCTTCACGGAGTTCGAAACCGTGGTGCGGCCGGTGCCGCAGGTGGATGCGAACCATATCGAAATGATTTCACAGGGGCCATCCATTGCGCTGTTCGGGAAGGAAGACCCGCAGGAGGTGCTGGCCTCCTGGCTCTTTGCGCAGTACCTTCTGAGCAACGACGTACAGCTGGGGTATGCGAAGACCGAGGGGTATCTCCCGGTGACGAACAAGGCCCTGGCCAGTCCGGAGTACCAGGAGTATCTGTCGCTGGCGGGCACGGATAACGACGAGCATTATTCGGTGAAGATCGAAGCGGCGAGACTGCTGATGAACAACCTCACCAGCACCTTCACGACGCCGGTTTTCAACGGTTCGGCGAGTCTGCGCAGTGCAGCGGGAGAGCTGGTGGAGAATGTGGTGAAGTCCACGAAGCGGAAGCAGACCGTGGACGATGCCTATCTCCAGAAACTCTATGAGCAGGTGAGCTCGCTCTATCACCTGGATCAGCTGCCGCAGGCATCGGGCAGCGAGAAGAGCCTCGGGCCTCTGCCGGAGTCCTCTGTATGGCTGCTGTCGATCCTGGGTGTGACGTGGGTATGCATCGCGGTGTACTGGATCGCGGACAAAGTCCGGTCCAGGAAGAAAGCATAG
- a CDS encoding ABC transporter ATP-binding protein: protein MEIVLDHLTKKFPGRGKNRQEVIAVNDFTFTIPDGKLAALLGPSGCGKSTTLNMICGLLAPTSGEIFFGDNNVTALPPEERGVGMVFQNYALYPHMTVEQNIRFPLENFRGKDRLSKEAMKERVLEAAKLVHIEELLERKPSELSGGQQQRVAIARSLVKLPKVLLLDEPLSNLDARLRLATREEIRRIQQETRITTVFVTHDQDEAMSISDLIVVMKEGVLQQVDSPQKVYDDPANQFVAQFLGTPPINMFDGELKDGQLWIAGEPVLRVAEGESVPEGPVSVGIRPEGFILLEGGAMHNEMVRPEITGRDVSVIFRNKAAKTDVVRSIISAEDWNHISGGEVHFDLKPAKVYLFAPESGERIRLKLEPLAQSAPQPETKAQTAAVPGLAEETAEDTGEAETMEEKSVEEIPVSARVIPQVMALEAREQMAAAVQSASAADAGGDAPELDRMQTTFTALNADGQSAEVVLETDAVDTYIKEGEL, encoded by the coding sequence ATGGAAATCGTACTGGATCACCTGACGAAAAAATTCCCCGGGCGGGGAAAAAACAGACAGGAAGTCATTGCGGTGAACGACTTCACGTTCACGATCCCCGACGGGAAGCTGGCGGCTTTGCTGGGTCCTTCGGGGTGCGGAAAGAGCACGACGCTGAACATGATCTGCGGGCTGCTGGCACCGACCTCCGGGGAGATTTTTTTTGGGGACAACAACGTGACGGCACTGCCGCCGGAGGAAAGGGGTGTGGGCATGGTGTTTCAGAACTATGCACTCTATCCCCATATGACGGTGGAGCAGAACATCCGGTTCCCGCTGGAGAATTTCCGGGGAAAGGACCGGCTGTCAAAAGAGGCCATGAAGGAACGCGTGCTGGAAGCGGCGAAGCTGGTGCACATCGAGGAGCTGCTGGAGCGAAAACCTTCGGAGCTCTCAGGCGGCCAGCAGCAGCGGGTGGCCATTGCCCGTTCGCTGGTGAAGCTGCCCAAAGTCCTGCTCCTGGATGAGCCTCTCTCCAATCTGGATGCCAGACTGCGTCTGGCGACACGGGAGGAGATCCGGCGGATCCAGCAGGAAACCCGCATCACAACGGTATTTGTCACGCACGACCAGGATGAGGCGATGAGCATTTCGGACCTCATTGTGGTCATGAAGGAAGGCGTGCTGCAGCAGGTGGATTCGCCCCAGAAGGTCTATGATGATCCGGCGAATCAGTTCGTGGCGCAGTTTCTCGGAACGCCGCCCATCAACATGTTTGACGGAGAGCTGAAGGACGGACAGCTGTGGATTGCCGGGGAACCTGTATTGCGGGTGGCCGAAGGCGAATCCGTACCGGAAGGCCCGGTTTCTGTGGGGATCCGCCCCGAGGGCTTCATTCTCCTGGAGGGTGGCGCCATGCACAATGAAATGGTGCGGCCGGAGATCACCGGACGGGATGTCTCCGTGATTTTCCGGAACAAGGCGGCGAAAACCGATGTCGTGCGCTCCATCATATCTGCTGAGGACTGGAACCACATTTCGGGAGGCGAGGTGCACTTTGACCTGAAACCCGCCAAGGTGTATCTCTTTGCGCCGGAGAGTGGTGAACGAATCCGCCTGAAGCTGGAACCCCTTGCACAGAGTGCCCCGCAACCGGAGACCAAAGCGCAGACAGCCGCTGTCCCCGGTCTGGCGGAAGAGACCGCTGAAGATACCGGTGAGGCGGAAACCATGGAGGAAAAAAGTGTGGAGGAGATCCCGGTGAGTGCCCGTGTGATCCCGCAGGTCATGGCCCTGGAGGCCCGGGAGCAGATGGCTGCAGCAGTTCAGTCTGCATCGGCAGCAGACGCCGGGGGCGACGCCCCGGAGCTGGACCGCATGCAGACGACTTTTACGGCGCTGAATGCAGATGGCCAGTCCGCGGAGGTGGTGCTGGAAACCGATGCAGTGGATACCTATATAAAGGAAGGGGAGCTGTAA
- a CDS encoding TetR/AcrR family transcriptional regulator: MRIVKDAAARRSEILDAAEKLFGTKGYDATSTGDILRELGIARGTLYYHFKSKEDILDAMIDRLTQALAARAAGVLDRKGIPVLQRLTLMMQSLQVNNALGHEIMSQVHKPQNALMHQKMQERMLTAVVPLVTSLLQEAREQGLCQTRYPEEVTEMTLLYASTVFDELSGLSEEKRQEKVLAFIYNLERLLQMPEGSLMETMIPVFQS; this comes from the coding sequence ATGCGGATTGTAAAAGATGCAGCCGCCAGACGCAGCGAGATTCTGGATGCAGCCGAAAAGCTGTTTGGTACAAAGGGGTACGATGCCACCAGTACCGGGGACATACTCCGGGAACTGGGGATTGCCCGGGGGACTCTGTACTATCACTTCAAATCCAAGGAAGACATTCTGGATGCCATGATCGACCGTCTGACCCAGGCTCTGGCAGCCCGGGCCGCCGGGGTACTGGACCGGAAAGGCATTCCGGTTCTGCAGCGCCTGACGCTCATGATGCAGAGCCTGCAGGTCAACAATGCCCTGGGCCATGAGATCATGAGCCAGGTTCACAAACCGCAGAATGCACTCATGCATCAGAAAATGCAGGAACGCATGCTGACAGCAGTCGTGCCGCTTGTAACTTCCCTGCTGCAGGAAGCCCGGGAACAGGGACTGTGTCAGACCCGGTATCCGGAAGAAGTGACTGAAATGACACTGCTTTATGCATCCACGGTCTTTGACGAACTCTCCGGTCTGTCCGAAGAAAAGCGCCAGGAAAAAGTACTGGCTTTCATCTACAACCTGGAAAGGCTTCTGCAGATGCCGGAAGGCAGTCTGATGGAAACCATGATTCCTGTATTTCAGTCCTGA